The Elusimicrobiota bacterium sequence CGTGAGCGGGTGGAAAACAATGATGTCGTCCAAACGGTTCAGGAACTCCGGATTGAAGGCTTTCTTAACCTCCTCCATCACGGTGTCCTTCATGGAGGCATAGTCCTTGGCCGCATCGTCTTGCACGAGGAAACCCAGGGATTTTCCCTTTGAGATCAACCGCGCGCCCACGTTCGATGTCATGATGATGACGGTGTTCTTGAAACTCACCCGGTGGCCCAAATTGTCCGAGAGGGACCCGTCGTCCATCATTTGGAGCAGGATGTTGAAGGTGTCCGGGTGGGCCTTCTCGATCTCATCCAAGAGGACCACCGTGTAGGGTTTCCGCCGGACGGCCTCGGTCAGCTGACCGCCTTCCTCGTACCCCACGTAGCCCGGAGGAGCGCCGATGAGCCGCGAAACGGAAAACTTTTCCATGTATTCGGACATGTCGATCCGCACCAGGGACTCTTCGTTGCCGAAAAGGAATTCCGCCAAAGCCCTCGCGAGTTCCGTCTTGCCCACGCCGGTGGGTCCAAGGAATATGAAACTTCCGACGGGCTTTTTGGGGTCTTTCAACCCGGTTCGGCTTCGCCGGATGGCCTGGGAGATGGCCTGGATGGCTTCCTCCTGCCCGATGACTCGCTTGTGCAGTTCGCCTTCCATGTGGACCAATTTTTCCTGCTCGGTCTCGGTCAGCTTCATGGTGGGAATCCCGGTCCATTTGGAAACCACGGCCGCGATGTCCTCGCCGGTCACCACCGGCACCGTGGCGTCCCGCTTGTCGCGCCAGGTTTTCCGGGCCTCGTCCAAGAGACGCCGCATTTCTTTTTCTTTGTCCCGAAGCTTGGCGGCCTTTTCGTATTCCTGGGCCGAGATCGCCCCGTCTTTTTCCTGCGTGACCTTGTCGATTTCCCCCTCGCGCTCTTTCATCTCTTTGGGCCGCTGGGTGACCTGAAGGCGCGCGCGGCTTCCGGCTTCGTCAATCAGATCAATCGCCTTGTCGGGTAGGAAGCGGTCGGTGATGTAGCGGTCCGACAGCTCGGCGGCGGCTTTCAGCGAATCGTCTTCGAACTTCACCTTGTGGTGAGTCTCGTAGCGATCGCGCAACCCTTTCAAAATCTTGACGGTGTCTTCGACCGAAGGGGGGTCCACCAAAATCGGCTGAAAGCGGCGTTCCAGGGCCGCGTCGTGCTCGATGTATTTGCGGTATTCGTCCATGGTCGTGGCGCCGATGCATTGAAGTTCGCCCCGCGCCAGGGAGGGTTTCAGCATATTGGAGGCGTCGATGGCCCCTTCCGCCGCGCCCGCGCCGATCACGGTATGGAGCTCGTCGATAAAAAGGATGATTTGGTTTTTGGCCCGACGGATTTCGTCCATGATGTTCTTCAGGCGTTGCTCGAATTCTCCGCGGTATTTGGTCCCGGCCACGACGGCGGCCAGGTCCAAAGTCATGACGCGCTTGCCATGGAGCAGGTCCGGGGCCTCGTCCGAGGACAAGCGTTGGGCCAGCCCCTCCACAATGGCGGTTTTTCCCACACCGGGGTCGCCGATCAACACGGGGTTGTTTTTGGTGCGACGGAGGAGGATTTGGATCACGCGCTCAATCTCGTTCTCGCGGCCGATCACGGGGTCGAGTTTGCCGTCCTTCGCCATTAAGGTCAGATCCCGGCCGAACTCATCGAGGGTCGGAGTTTTGGATTTGGATTTCGGAGACGTCTGGTGGTGGCCCGCCGGCCCGGACCCGGAGGCGCTCTGGGCTTGTCCCTGCGCCTGCTGGCCCTCGCCTAAAAGCGAGATGACTTCTTCCCGCACCACGTCCAACCGGACGCCGATGTTTTCCAACACCCGCGCGGCCACCCCTTCCTCTTCCCGGATCAGGCCCAGCAGGAGGTGCTCGGTGCCCACGTAGTTGTGGCCCATATTTTGGGCCTCTTCGACGGCAAGCTCCAACACTTTCTTGGCCCGCGGGGTGAAAGGAATTTCACCCAACAACATGACGTTGTCTCCCGTGCCGACGATCTTTTCGATCTCCGCCCGCACGCGCCGGAGGTCCACGCCCAAGTTCGCCAGCACCTGGGCCGCCACGCCTTCCCCCAGGGCGATCAGCCCCAAGAGCAAATGCTCCGTCCCCACGTAATCGTGGTTCAACCGCTTCGCCTCTTCTTGAGCGATCAGGATCACCCGCTGGGCCCTTTCAGTAAATCGGTTGGACATCGGTCCTCCGCAAAAAACGTCTTGGATGAATTCTAAACCCTTTTCCCATGCCTGTCAAAGAGTTCTTTTAAGTTAACGCCCCGCCTGAAAAAAAGTTCCTCGGCTTAGATGGGAACCCCGTCCCGCCGGGTGAGCGCGTGGAAGGCCTCGATCAGCCGTTGGGTTTTGGGCCCCGGTTTTGCCTGCCCAATCGGGCGAGCGTCGATCCGCACCACCGGGATCACCTCCGCGGCGGTCCCCGTCAAAAAGACCTCCTCCGCCGTGTAGAGATCAAAGGGAGTGAAAAGTTTTTCCTCGGGCGTCAAACCCACCGCCGGGGCCAGTTCCATGACGGCGGCGCGCGTGATCCCCTCCAGGGCGCCTGCGGCCGTGGCCGGCGTGACCAGACGGTCTCCCTTAATGAAGAAGATGTTATCCCCCGTGCATTCGGCCACGTAGCCCTCGAGAGAGAGCATGATGGCCTCCCGGGCGCCGGAGAGACCCGCCTCGATCTTCGCCAAAATGTTGTTTAAATAATTGAGCGATTTGATGTTGGGGTTCAACGCCTGACTGGAATTGCGGCGCGTGGAAACGGTGTTCACCTCGAGGCCCCGGGTGTAACACTCTTCCGGGTAGAGGGCAATTTTATCGGCGATGATGAACACCGTGGCCCGGGGACATTTCTTGGGATCGAGTCCCAAATCCCCCACTCCGCGGGTGACCACGAGGCGGATGTAGGCGTCCCGAAGTCCGTTGGCGCGAAGGGTCTGGAGCACCGCCGTTTGCATCTCCTCCGGCGTCAGGCCCACGTCCAACACGATCGCCCGGGCGGACCGGTACAATCGATCCAAATGTTCCTGGAGCCGAAACACCCGCCCGTTGTAGGCGCGGATTCCTTCAAAAACCCCGTCCCCATACAAAAGACCGTGATCGAAGACCGAGACGACCGCCTGTTCCTTCGGGACCAGCCGGCCGTTCATGAAAATCTGAAGCGACGAGGTTCCCGGCAACGGCGACGATTTGGTTTCGGAGCTCACGATTCCTCCCATGCGTTGTTCCCTACGAAAACGTTCGGTGCGTCAATCGACTCTCTCCAGACGTCCGTCCACCAAAAGAAGACAGCGGTCCATGTGAGCGGCCAGAGCCTCGTCGTGGGTGACCAGGACGAGGGTCGTTCCTCTCCGCTGGGTTTCTTCCCGCAAGAGAGACTCGACCTCCCGGCCGATGCCCCGATCCAGGTTCCCGGTGGGCTCGTCGGCCAACAACAAAGCGGGCTCGTTGGCGAGCGCCCGAGCCAAGGCGGCCCGTTGTTGCTCGCCCCCGGAGGCTTCCCCCGGTCGATGATTCAAGCGATGCTTCAGTCCCAACCGACAGAGCAGATCCTCCCCGCGAGCACGAGCCTCGTCGGTTGGACGACGCCGGATCAAGAGGGGCATCATAACATTTTCAAGCAGGGAGAGATCGGGGAGGAGGTGGTGGAACTGGAAGAGAAAACCGATTTTTTCGTTCCGGAGGCGAGTGGCTTCCGTTTCCGTCAACCCGCCGGCGTCCCGGCCGAAAAGGTCCAACCGTCCGCCCGTCACGGGCGTCATCAGCCCCAATAGGTGCAAAAGAGTGGACTTGCCGGCCCCGGAGGGGCCCACGATTCCCACCCGTTCTCCGGCGCGGATATCGAAGGAAATTCCCCGCAGGACCTCCACGAAACCGAAGCGCTTTTGAAGGGTTTGGGCCCGAAGAAGAACGGGTGAAACGACCGGTTCCATCAGGTTCTCCGAATGGCGTCGAGAGCGTCCAGCCGCGCGGCCGCCCGGGACGGATAAAGCGTGGCCAAGAGAACGATGAGCACGGCCGCCGCGGCCACCAGAGCCACGTCCCCGGCGACCACCTTCACGGGCAGGCGTTCCACATAATAAATATCGGCCGGCAATTTGACGAACTCATAACGTTTCAGGAGAAACGAAATGCCGAGGCCGAGGACCACGCCGATCCCGGTGCCCACGAGACCCATGAGGAACCCTTTTAGGAGAAAAATCCGCTGGATCGCGCCGCGAGTGGCCCCCATGGCCCGAAGGATGCCGATCTCCCGGACCCTTTGGGCCGTCACCAAAAGGAGGTTGGAAAGGATGGTGAAAGCGGCCACCAGCGTGATCAGCGCGAGGATCAGGAACATCACCGTTTTCTCAAGCCGCAGAGCGGCAAAGAGAGGCCGGTTCATCCCCAGCCAGGACCGAACCCAAGCCTGGGAAGAAAAACGTTGCTGGAGTTTAATGGCCGGCCCTTCGAACGCGTCGGCGTCTTTCAGCCGGACGCCCAACCCCGAAAACCGCCCTTTGAGATTGAAAAGCTTCTGTGCCGACGGAAGGGCGACCACGGCGAGGGAGGAATCGTAATCGAAGAGCCCCGTTTGGAGGATCCCGGCCACCGTGAAAGAAAAGAAGAAGGGCAGGGTTCCCAAACCCGTGTCCGGCCCGGCGGACACGGCCAACACCACCTGATCGCCGATCGTCACTCTCAGATTTTGGGCCAACTCCTTGCCCAGAAAAATGGCCGGACTATTGGACGGCGCGGCCGGCGTGCTCGAAAGCGCCCTCCAATCCCCGGCCGTCAACCGCCGATCCAGACCCGTCACGCCGGGTTCCCGCGCGGGATCGACCCCTTTGACCACAACGCCCTGGGTTCCCCCTTCGGTCCGCGCCAGGGCCTGGCCCATGACGTAGGGGGACCAGGATTCCGCCTCGTCGATCCCCTTGAAGCGGTCGGCGTAGTCCTGCTCCGGCAGGCCTCGATCCGAGGAGGGCTGAATCAGGAGGTGGGGTTGGGCGCCGAGGATCTTGGCCCGAATATCTTCCCGGAATCCCGTCATCACGGCCAGGGTCGCAATGAGCGCCGCCACCCCCACCGTCACGCCCGCCACCGCGATCACGGAGGTCAAGGAGCCCCCCAAAGCGCGGCGGGAGCCCTTCAAGTAACGCAGAGCGATGAAGAGTTCGTAGGTCAAGGGAAAGGACGGAGGATCAACCGCGGACCGGAAAAATCAGCCGAATCAAGCCGAGGGCCGAAGGAGCGGGAAAAGGATCACTTCCCGGATGGAATCCACCCCGGTCAAGATCATGGTCAGACGGTCGACCCCGATGCCCAGGCCGCCGGCGGGGGGCATGCCGTGCTCCAGGGCGATCAGGAATTCCTCGTCGGCGGGCATGGCCTCTTCGTCCCCGGCCTGGCGTTGGCGGGCCTGGGCCTCGAAATGCTTTCGCTGGACATCGGGGTCGTTCTGCTCGGAATACGCGTTGGCCACCTCTTCGCCGCAGAGGAAGAGTTCAAAGCGTTCGGCGATGTCCGGGGTTTCGGGGCTCGCTTTGGCCAAAGGGGAAAAAGCCGCCGGATAACCGAACAGGAAGGCGGAGGCCGGAAGGCCTGGAAGAATTTTACCGTCCAGGATCGCGTCGAAGCACTTGGCATCGGGAAGATCCTGGACGTCAAAACCCATTTGACCGGCGGCGGCGCGCCACCCGTTTTCACGGCAAAGGGCCGCGTAGTCCAGACCCAAGACGTCTTTAAATATCTCCACCAAGGAAACCCGGGCGAAAGGCGCCGCCAGATCCACCTCCGCCTTCCGATAGGAGAACCTCAGGTCGGGGTCTTTTCCTCCCTCCCCGTTCGAAGAACGCGCGGCCCGGCCCGCGCCGCGAATGAGTTCTTCCGTGAGATCCATCATGCCGTGGACGTCAGTATAGGCTTGGTAGGCTTCCAATAGGGTGAACTCAGGATTGTGGCGGGTGTCGATGCCTTCGTTCCGAAAGGCGCGGCCGATTTCGAAAACGCGCTCCAGCCCGCCCACCAAGAGCCTCTTTAAAAAAAGTTCCGGAGCGATCCGGAGGTGAAGCGTCAGGCCCAAAGCGTTGTGGTGGGTTTGGAAAGGTTTCGCCGCGGCGCCGCCTGGGACCGATTGGAGGATCGGCGTTTCCACCTCGATAAACTTCCGGTCGGCCAGGGTCCTTCGAAAAGAGGCGACGATGCGCTGACGCGCCAGAAAACGGGCCCGAACCTCTTCGTTGGAAAACAGGTCCACCTCGCGCCGGCGAAAACGGATTTCAACGTCGGTCATCCCATGGAATTTTTCCGGGGGAGGGCGGAGGGCCTTGGCCAGCAAGGTCCAGGTCTTGACGTGGAGAGTGATCTCGCCGGTGCGGGTGCGGAACGGAGACCCCGTCGCTCCGACAATGTCCCCCAAATCCACCCCGTTCTGGAAAGAGGCGAAGGCCTCGCCCAACTCGTCTTTCTTGAGATAAATCTGGAGTTTTCCGGAAAGATCCTGGAGGTGGGCGAAAATGGTTTTGCCCATGTCCCGCCGGGTGACGAGGCGTCCCGCGAGGGAGACGGTCTCTTCGGCGTGCCCCCCGGTGGGGAGCGCGGCGTGCCGGGCGGCCAGGCCCGCGGCGCCGTCGGAAAAATCGAACCGGGTCGGGAAGGGATGGACCCCCGCGGCGCGGAAGGACGCAAGCTTGCCCCGTCGCTGGGAAACGAGGTCTTCCAAAGAGGAACGCGGGAGCTCTTCGGCCACGGGAGGAAAAACGCGGCTAGCGGGCCGCGGCCTTTTCGAGGGAGGTTTGGACGCGGGCGCGGAGATCCTTGACGTCGAAAGGTTTGAGGACGAAGCCCACCACGTTAGAGAACAATTCAAAAGTCTCCCGCAATCCTTCGCGGCCGGTCAGGACGATCACGGGAATATCTCGGGTGGCGTCGTCGGATTGGAGGTTGGACACCAGCGTGTAGCCGTCCATGTCAGGCATGGTCACATCCAGCAAGATCATGGAGGGCGTCTGTCGGGAAAGGACCTCGAGCGCCTCGGTGCCGCTGTGGGCGGAAATAACTTCATGCCCGTCTTTTTCCAAGAGAAGGCGGATCAGATCCACCAACTCTTTCTCGTCATCCACCACCAGAAGCTTGGCCATAGGATTTTATGATACCAACCCCTCGGCCCTCTGTCAAAAAGAAATGTCGCGACCGGGGGGAACGGGAGAAATCAGGAGCGTTTTTTGTTCTGCGGCAACCGTGCCAGCAGCTGGTTAATGAGGTCGGCCAGACTTTGAAGCTCGTCGCCCTGTCGCAAATGAATCGGAGGGATGGGCCCTTCGGACGAAAGGGCGTCCCGCAGGGTTTTTTCAAAGCGAAACAACGGCCCAGCGATCTTGTGTGAAATAAAAATCGACAGGATGGGGATCACCACCATGTAGATCATGCCGCTGGCCAGCATCCACATCTGAAGCGATTTGAGCGGTTGGACCAGCACGGGGTTCATGAATTCCGGCTCCACCGTTCGGATGATCAAAAAGGTGTGCGCCTCCATCAGGACCAGAATGGTGGCCAATACGCCGCCGATCATCAGGGCGTATTTGAACTGAAGCCGCCGGTTAACGAGGTAATTCCGCCGCATGGCTTTGTAGTTCGGCGTGGGTATATTCATGGTCTCCTCCTGAGGTCTAGCCGCCTCGGGATCGACCCCCTCGCGGGGGTCGCCTTCGGCGCACCGCCATTATAGGGGGTGAACAGCTAATTTTCAAGGGCCGATTTGCGCGGCGGGGCTCCGGACAGCTTCCATTCCAGATAGGCGTGGATGAAAGGGTTCAAATCCCCGTCCATCACCGCTTGAACCTGGCTGGTCTCATAACCGCTCCGCGTGTCTTTCACCAACTGGTAGGGCATGAAAACGTAGGAGCGAATTTGGTTGCCCCAAGCGATGTCGCCCTTATCGTCGTAATGTTTTTCGGTCAGCGCGCGTTGTTTTTCCAATTGGAGATTATACAACTTGGCCTTCAAGAGCTTGATGCACATGGCGCGATTTTTGTGCTGGCTTCGCTCCACTTGGGAAGAAACGATGAGCCCCGTCGGAAGATGGGTGAAGCGAACGGCCGATTCGGTCTTGTTGACGTGCTGGCCGCCGGCCCCGCCCGAACGGAACGTGTCCACTTTCAGGTCGGCCTCTTTGATCTCGATGGGAATGTCGTCGTCGATTTCGGGGATCACGTCGCAGGCGGCGAAGGACGTGTGGCGGCGGGCGTTGGCGTCGAAGGGAGAGATCCGGACCAGGCGGTGAACGCCGGACTCCGATTTCAAATGCCCGTAGGCGAATTCCCCGGTCACCAGAAACTCCGCCCTTTTGAATCCCGCTCCGTCGCCCGGCATTAAATTCGTGACAGTCACGGTGAACCCGTTCCGCTCGGCCCACCGGGTGAACATGCGGAAGAGCATCTCCGTCCAGTCGCAGGATTCGGTTCCCCCCGCCCCCGCGTGGAGGGAGACGATGGCGTTTTTGGCGTCCAGGGGCCCGGACAGCTTGGCCCGGAACATCATTTCCTCCGTGGACGAATCCAAGGCGGAAAGCCCCCGTGTCAGTTCGCCCCACTCGGCCTCCCCCCCGAACTCCCCGGCCAGTTCCTCCAAGGCGTTCAGATCCCCGAGAGAGCGTTCGAGTCCCTCGAACTTTTGGATGGTGGTTTTAAGGCCGTTGGTCTCCCGGAGGGTTTTTTGGGCCGCCGCCTGGTCGGACCAGAACGCGGGCTTCACGGCCTCCTGTTCAAGGACCTTCAGACGATCGCGGGCGGCACCGACGTCAAAGAAACCTCCCCAGCTGGGCCAAAGCGCTCTTCGCGCGGTCCAACTTCTCGTGAATCTCTTCGGGATTGACGTCGGGCATCTCCCTATCATAGTCACCCCGGGAACCTCTGTCAAATATCATTCG is a genomic window containing:
- the prfB gene encoding peptide chain release factor 2, giving the protein MIGRCPTSIPKRFTRSWTARRALWPSWGGFFDVGAARDRLKVLEQEAVKPAFWSDQAAAQKTLRETNGLKTTIQKFEGLERSLGDLNALEELAGEFGGEAEWGELTRGLSALDSSTEEMMFRAKLSGPLDAKNAIVSLHAGAGGTESCDWTEMLFRMFTRWAERNGFTVTVTNLMPGDGAGFKRAEFLVTGEFAYGHLKSESGVHRLVRISPFDANARRHTSFAACDVIPEIDDDIPIEIKEADLKVDTFRSGGAGGQHVNKTESAVRFTHLPTGLIVSSQVERSQHKNRAMCIKLLKAKLYNLQLEKQRALTEKHYDDKGDIAWGNQIRSYVFMPYQLVKDTRSGYETSQVQAVMDGDLNPFIHAYLEWKLSGAPPRKSALEN
- a CDS encoding ATP-dependent Clp protease ATP-binding subunit: MSNRFTERAQRVILIAQEEAKRLNHDYVGTEHLLLGLIALGEGVAAQVLANLGVDLRRVRAEIEKIVGTGDNVMLLGEIPFTPRAKKVLELAVEEAQNMGHNYVGTEHLLLGLIREEEGVAARVLENIGVRLDVVREEVISLLGEGQQAQGQAQSASGSGPAGHHQTSPKSKSKTPTLDEFGRDLTLMAKDGKLDPVIGRENEIERVIQILLRRTKNNPVLIGDPGVGKTAIVEGLAQRLSSDEAPDLLHGKRVMTLDLAAVVAGTKYRGEFEQRLKNIMDEIRRAKNQIILFIDELHTVIGAGAAEGAIDASNMLKPSLARGELQCIGATTMDEYRKYIEHDAALERRFQPILVDPPSVEDTVKILKGLRDRYETHHKVKFEDDSLKAAAELSDRYITDRFLPDKAIDLIDEAGSRARLQVTQRPKEMKEREGEIDKVTQEKDGAISAQEYEKAAKLRDKEKEMRRLLDEARKTWRDKRDATVPVVTGEDIAAVVSKWTGIPTMKLTETEQEKLVHMEGELHKRVIGQEEAIQAISQAIRRSRTGLKDPKKPVGSFIFLGPTGVGKTELARALAEFLFGNEESLVRIDMSEYMEKFSVSRLIGAPPGYVGYEEGGQLTEAVRRKPYTVVLLDEIEKAHPDTFNILLQMMDDGSLSDNLGHRVSFKNTVIIMTSNVGARLISKGKSLGFLVQDDAAKDYASMKDTVMEEVKKAFNPEFLNRLDDIIVFHPLTREESRKILDLMLARVSKKIASQGLTVELTEEAKGFLVEKGFDPHYGARPLQRSIQRLLEDPLAEDILSKKVSPGTSVFVDVDAAAGKLVFSTTPPQKTVKSG
- the ilvE gene encoding branched-chain-amino-acid transaminase is translated as MGGIVSSETKSSPLPGTSSLQIFMNGRLVPKEQAVVSVFDHGLLYGDGVFEGIRAYNGRVFRLQEHLDRLYRSARAIVLDVGLTPEEMQTAVLQTLRANGLRDAYIRLVVTRGVGDLGLDPKKCPRATVFIIADKIALYPEECYTRGLEVNTVSTRRNSSQALNPNIKSLNYLNNILAKIEAGLSGAREAIMLSLEGYVAECTGDNIFFIKGDRLVTPATAAGALEGITRAAVMELAPAVGLTPEEKLFTPFDLYTAEEVFLTGTAAEVIPVVRIDARPIGQAKPGPKTQRLIEAFHALTRRDGVPI
- a CDS encoding ABC transporter permease, whose protein sequence is MTYELFIALRYLKGSRRALGGSLTSVIAVAGVTVGVAALIATLAVMTGFREDIRAKILGAQPHLLIQPSSDRGLPEQDYADRFKGIDEAESWSPYVMGQALARTEGGTQGVVVKGVDPAREPGVTGLDRRLTAGDWRALSSTPAAPSNSPAIFLGKELAQNLRVTIGDQVVLAVSAGPDTGLGTLPFFFSFTVAGILQTGLFDYDSSLAVVALPSAQKLFNLKGRFSGLGVRLKDADAFEGPAIKLQQRFSSQAWVRSWLGMNRPLFAALRLEKTVMFLILALITLVAAFTILSNLLLVTAQRVREIGILRAMGATRGAIQRIFLLKGFLMGLVGTGIGVVLGLGISFLLKRYEFVKLPADIYYVERLPVKVVAGDVALVAAAAVLIVLLATLYPSRAAARLDALDAIRRT
- the lysS gene encoding lysine--tRNA ligase — translated: MEDLVSQRRGKLASFRAAGVHPFPTRFDFSDGAAGLAARHAALPTGGHAEETVSLAGRLVTRRDMGKTIFAHLQDLSGKLQIYLKKDELGEAFASFQNGVDLGDIVGATGSPFRTRTGEITLHVKTWTLLAKALRPPPEKFHGMTDVEIRFRRREVDLFSNEEVRARFLARQRIVASFRRTLADRKFIEVETPILQSVPGGAAAKPFQTHHNALGLTLHLRIAPELFLKRLLVGGLERVFEIGRAFRNEGIDTRHNPEFTLLEAYQAYTDVHGMMDLTEELIRGAGRAARSSNGEGGKDPDLRFSYRKAEVDLAAPFARVSLVEIFKDVLGLDYAALCRENGWRAAAGQMGFDVQDLPDAKCFDAILDGKILPGLPASAFLFGYPAAFSPLAKASPETPDIAERFELFLCGEEVANAYSEQNDPDVQRKHFEAQARQRQAGDEEAMPADEEFLIALEHGMPPAGGLGIGVDRLTMILTGVDSIREVILFPLLRPSA
- a CDS encoding response regulator — protein: MAKLLVVDDEKELVDLIRLLLEKDGHEVISAHSGTEALEVLSRQTPSMILLDVTMPDMDGYTLVSNLQSDDATRDIPVIVLTGREGLRETFELFSNVVGFVLKPFDVKDLRARVQTSLEKAAAR
- a CDS encoding ABC transporter ATP-binding protein, which produces MEPVVSPVLLRAQTLQKRFGFVEVLRGISFDIRAGERVGIVGPSGAGKSTLLHLLGLMTPVTGGRLDLFGRDAGGLTETEATRLRNEKIGFLFQFHHLLPDLSLLENVMMPLLIRRRPTDEARARGEDLLCRLGLKHRLNHRPGEASGGEQQRAALARALANEPALLLADEPTGNLDRGIGREVESLLREETQRRGTTLVLVTHDEALAAHMDRCLLLVDGRLERVD